The DNA region GAAGCCTCTTAGCCCAAAACCTCTGGGCACCCCACATTGAGGTTCCAGTTGCCTTCCTGAATAATTCACTGAACTCATCATACTTCATTAAATGGTTGAAGGCATCCCTTAACTTAACTAACCTACCCTCCCTATTAAGCTCATTCAACACTACTCTTAATGATGCTGCCCTTAATCTTGAACCTTCAGGTAGGCAAACGTGGCAGGGTAAACCATCCCTAAGCCTATCTGAGGTAACTGGGCCACCGCAGTTAGGGCACATGCCGTGGTAAAGCACCAACGGCTCCTCACTGCCGCCATCACCTCTACTATCACGCATCCTAATTCAACCTTAAGGGAATGCAGGGGATTTAAAAAGCGTTCCCTGAAAAACACCGCACCATGACCCGCATGGAAGGCCGCCCTCAGGAAGGGGCTGGGGCTTTCATTACTTGAGTTTAGGTAAGTTAATAAGCCTTACTGTTCCTCAGTGAATGAGGCATCCATGGTTGATTACTTAATTTAAACCCAAGCATAGTTAACTGGACTAAAGTAAGTCCTCCCTCTGAAGTATTTCACTAAACTTACTTATGAACACTTGTAGGGTTATGTCCTTAGCCTTACTCACCGATGCTGAGGAGTAGTGGCTCCAGGCCTTACCATCAGTGAGAAGCTTTACCGTTGAGTCAACTGCCTCATCAACATCACTGTACCCCAATCCCCTTACACCCTCCTCAACTAGGTCACTCCAAGTACCCCCTGACTTATGGACGACTGTGGGTAATCCCCTTGCCATAGCCTCAGCAACGGCTATACCCCAATGCTCATTGATCGTTGCGTGTAGGAAGACCTTCCCTGAATCCATCAAGTTATTTATCGTCTGCCTAGGTGCATTAGGCACTAGGTATAGGTCAGCATCCTGGTTAAGGTCCCTTGAAACCCTTAAACCAGCCTTGGTTGCTAAATCCATTACCCTACTCATGTAGTTTAACTGCGTCCTAGTGGTGGCCCCACCAAATATGACTATCCTAGTATCCTTAACCTCCCTGAGTAGCCTTGGCGCAAGCTCAGTTACGACCCAGTGGTACCTCTTCTCCTCACTGAACCTACCAAGCATAATAACCCAATTACCCCTCTCATCAAAGGGTCTAGGTTCATTAATTATCTCAGTATTAGGTGCAATGGGTGGGTTAAGCACGGTGGGCTCCTCACCGTAAACCATCTTAGCCACTCCAGCGGTCCACTTGGAGTTTGTTAAAACCAAGTCAGCGTCATTGAATGGGTTCTCCCTAATGTAGCGTGGAAGTAGCTTAGTGAATACACCCCAGTAAAGGTTCATTGGGAATTTACCATACCTCTCAGTAACGTATGGATCCTCACCGTAGGCTAACCCGGTGCCTTTAAACTTAGGGTTAATGATTACTTCAAAGGGAAAGTGAATGTACTCAATTATGTTTAAGCCCCTTCCCCTATAATTAATAAGGGGCTTATAGGTCTCCTCGTCGGTGAACATTAGTAGGGCGCGGTACTTGTTAATTGCCTTAGCTGCGGGGTACCATACAAATAACCTAGTCCATAAGCCGAAGGCCTTAATGTTACCAAAGGGTAATGTAACCACAGGGTACTTAGATATGTCGATACCGTACCAGTCAATGTACCTGCCTGGATCAAACTTAAATGTACCAGTTAACACGGGGTTAAAACCCATCTTGTCGAAGGATGATGCTACTGAGGCGCAGACTAATTGACCGCCTCCTGGTGATCCCCAATAATGATGAGCCACAAGTGCACTATTACCCATGGATTACTATTCAGTGGAGGGGTTATTTACATTTGCGTAGTTACCCCACCTTAACAATGATTAGTGAGGCGCTAGGGTTAACCCTACTGATTACCCATGATGAACCTCAGTTGACTATAAATTATTAAATTATGGGTAATGCTTAAAAATATAGATTGTATAGGCCTGGTTAGATTGGTATGGAATTCGGGACCCACGTGGAATACCTGGAATGGTAAAGGAAGCTAAAGTGAACCTAATAAATAGGGTTAAGGAAATAAGTAATAAGGCTCGTTCAACACTGGTTGGGTTAAGTTTAATAGACCCACACATTCACCTGGGTTCATCGCTATCAAGCATAGATATACTGGCAACCCTGTACTTGATGGCTAATGTGAATGATGAGGACCCGTTAAGGAGGGACTACATAATATTATCAAAGGGTCATGCTGCCCCAGCATTATACATAGTGTTATCTGAGTTAGGGATTCTTAATAGGGAGGAGTTAATGATGATTAATGAACCCTGGAGCCCACTGCAAGGCCACCCTGAGGTTAAATTACCAACAGTACCAGTATCCACAGGTAGCCTAGCGCAGGGATTAAGCACTGCCGTGGGCATAGCTAGGGGGTTAATGGCTAAGGGGGCTTCAGGTAAGGTTTTCGTAATAGTCGGTGACGGAGAGTTAGATGAGGGGCAGGCTTGGGAAGCGTTAATGGATATTGCTGAATCTAAGCTAAGTAACTTATTCATAATAATTGATTACAACGGTGTTCAACTAGATGGACCCGTAAGGGGCATTAAGTCAACGTTGGTTAATATGCTTAAGTCCCTTGGGTTCACTGTACTGGAATGTGATGGGCATGACCCAGGGGAGTTGATTGATGCCTTAATCCAAGCACACAAGGTGAATGGGCCTAAGGTCATAGTGGCCAGGACCATTAGGGGTAAGGGGGTTTCTGACATTGAAGGGACTAGTAGGCAAAAGATACTTGACGATGGTGGGGAACCAGGCTTCGGATCAATGAGGGACGCGGTAGGTAAGGCACTCCTTGAGGCTGGTGAGAGATACAATGACTTATACGTGGTGACCGCTGACGTAGGTGGGTCAACGAGGGCCATTTGGTTTAAGGAGAAGTTCCCGAACAGGTACATTGACGTCGGCATAGCTGAGCAACACATGATTGGGGTGGCCAGTGGACTAGCACTGACAGGTCTTAGACCTGTTGCAATTGGATTCGCAATGTTCATAATGAGGGCTTGGGAGCAGGTTAGGAACACTGTATCTAGGATGAACTTGAACGTTAAGATTATTGGAACCCACTCCGGTTTAAGTGATTACGCTGATGGTGCGTCACACCAAACCTTCGAGGACATATCACTAATGAGGACCTTACCGAACATGACAATTGTAGTGCCCGCTGACCCTAATGAGGCTAACAAGGCTGTTTTAGCGCTACTGGAGCATCAGGGACCAGCCTACATTAGGATTGGTAGGGATTATGGGCCTAGGGTGACTAACGGTGACGAATTCAAGGTGGGTAAGGCTTCCGTACTTAGGGATGGGGATGATGTAGCCATCATTGGTGCCGGCCCAGTCCTGTGGGATGCATTGATGGCTGCTGAGGAATTAGGTAAGATGGGGATCTCAACTATGGTAGTTAACCTAAGCACCATTAAACCCATTGATGCTGACACCGTGATTAAGGCAGCTAAGAAGACTGGCGCAGTGTTAACTATTGAGGAGCACTCAACGTTTGGTGGGGTTGGTTCAGCAGTGGCTGAGGTGCTTGCTCAGAATTATCCCGTGCCCATTAGGATGATTGGGGTTAATGGGTTTGGTAGGTCAGGTAGATCAACTAGGCAATTAATGGAGTACATTGGCTTAACCCACAGGAAGATAGTTAATGAGACTCTTACGCTGCTTAAGGGTGAGTGATAATGCTATGGCAGTTGAGGAAAAACATTGATGAAGTTGATGATGAAATCATTAGGTTACTCGCCAAGAGGTTAACCATAGCTGAGACCATTGGTGACGTTAAGAGGAAGCTTAACCTACCGCCGGTTGATCATGAGAGGGAAAGCGAGGTTATTGATAAGTGGGTTAGTGGCCTAGTTGAGGCTGGGTTAGATGAATTAACAGCCAGAGGCATTGCTGAATTAGTCATAAAGGCGTCAACTAAGAGGCAGATAAGGAATTGGTTCAACGTGAAAATAACCGTGGTCGGCTCAGGGAGGTTAGGTAAGACCCTTAAGAGGACACTAAGTCAAGTTACGTCAACAACCCTAGTAAGCATGAAGGATGAATTACCGGACTCAGACGTGGTGATCCTGGCCACTAGGCCAACGGAGGATTCCATAAACTACATTAGAAGGAATAGTGAGAAAATAAGGGGGAAGGTACTTATGGATTCCTTCTCAGTTAAGTCAAGGCTATTCAATGTCATTGAGGATGAATCAAGGGAAGTGGGTTTCAAGTACTTAAGCATACACCCCCTGTTCGGTAGTTTAACAGATACTTGGGGTGAGGTGGTGGTTCTAATACCATCATTAACCAGTAGGGATTCATTACCGATGGCTACTCAGATATTTGAGGCAGCAGGCTTAAGAACAGTAGTGCTGAATGACCCGGAAACACACGATAAGGTTATGGCTTATATACAGGTTGCGCATCATTTAATGCTACTGGCCCTATACACAATGCTTAAGGATGCTAGTAGGGTGAGTGGGGTTAACGCAGGCCTACTGATGACTCATAGTTTAAGGTTAACCATGAGGGCTATTGAGAGGACCCTGGAGCAGCTTGATGTTGTTGAGGAGATTCAGGAAATGAACCCATACGCCGGTGAAGTTAGGGATAAGATTATTAAGTACATTAACATTGTTAACTCAGCCGCAGCAGAGGGTAGGTTAAGTGAGGTTATTGGGGGTGACTTAAAATGATAATAAGGGTGACGCCAGGCAGGATTAATGATGTTGCTGCAGCATTAGATAAGGCTAAGGTAAGGTTCAGGGAAGTTAAGCTACTTGGTGAGGAGTTAATAGTCACTTGGCCTGAGGACACGGTTGATGAGAAGCTTGTTAAGGCAGTGGACGCTGGAGCAGTAATAATCAACATTAAGACCAAGTACCAGTTAGCCAGCAGGCAGTGGAGACAGAGGAGTATAGTTGATGTCTCAGGGGTTAAGATAGGTGGAGGCGATTTGATAGTTGCGGCTGGGCCATGCGCAGTGGAGAGTTATGATGAGGTTAAAGAGACTGCAGAGGCCGTTAAGGCTGCTGGAGCTAGGTTACTGAGGGGTGGTGCATTTAAGCCAAGGACAAGCCCCTACAGTTTCCAGGGCCTTGGGGTTGATGGTTTAAAGATACTGAGGCGAGTCTCCGATGAGGTTGGGTTACCTGTAGTCTCTGAGGTGCTGGACACTAGGATGGTTGAGGTAGTGGCCAGTTACGTTGACATGATTCAAATAGGGGCCAGGAACGCTCAGAACTTTGAATTAATTAAGGAGGCTGGTAGAACCGGGAAGCCAATACTACTTAAGAGGGGAATGGGGAATACTGTTGAGGAGTGGCTTCAGGCAGCTGAGTACGCTATGCTTGAGGGGAATGGTAATGTGGTGCTTTGTGAAAGGGGAATAAGGACCTTTGAGAACGCTACAAGGTTTACACTGGATTTAGGTGCAGTAGTAGCGGCTAAGAAACTAACCCACTTACCAGTATGCGTTGATCCATCCCACCCAGCCGGTAAGAGGGATTACGTTATCCCACTAGCCTTAGCCGCAGTGGCCGCTGGGGCTGATATGATTATTGTTGAGGTTCACCCAAGGCCATGGGAAGCGTTATCAGATTCTGAACAGCAGTTAACCTTCGACATGTTCACTGAGTTAATGAGTAAGGCTAAGGCCGTGGCTCAAGCCATAGGTAGGGGAGTATGAGGAGCTTCACCTACAGGAGTAGGTGCAGTGGTGAGGTAAGGGTCCTGGTTAATTACCCTCATGCTGACGAGTTAAGTAAACTCATTGATAAATACACCGGCTGCATAATGATTACACCATCATCGGTAAGTAGCCTAGTGAGCTTCAACAAGTGCCCAAGGATTATTATTAAGGATGGCGAGGAGGGGAAAGATATTGAAACGGTTCTGGATATAATTAAGAAGTCAATAGGCAATTCACTGGATAGGGGTGGGGTAATGATTGGGATTGGGGGTGGGAGCACACTTGATATAACAGGGTTTACTGCTGCAATATACATGAGGGGGGTGGATTACGTTAATGTACCCACTACAACATTAGCCATGGTTGATGCAGCCTTAGGGGGGAAAACCGGGGTTAACGCAGTAGGTTTAAAGAACGTTATCGGTGTAGTGAAGCAACCAAGCGAAATCATAGTTGACTTAACCTTCATTAAGACCTTACCAACCTCAAACTACCTTGATGGTTTCTCAGAGGTTCTCAAATATGGGGTGACGATGGATAAGGGGTTATTTAATAAATTAAGTAACAATGTTGATAAGGTAATGAGTAAGGATGAGGGCTTACTGGAGGATTTAATCTATGGTTCATTGGTTAATAAGGCCCGCGTTGTTGAAGCTGATGAGTACGATAACTTAGGTGTCAGAATAGTGCTTAATTACGGGCATACTGTTGG from Caldivirga sp. includes:
- a CDS encoding 3-dehydroquinate synthase family protein, translating into MRSFTYRSRCSGEVRVLVNYPHADELSKLIDKYTGCIMITPSSVSSLVSFNKCPRIIIKDGEEGKDIETVLDIIKKSIGNSLDRGGVMIGIGGGSTLDITGFTAAIYMRGVDYVNVPTTTLAMVDAALGGKTGVNAVGLKNVIGVVKQPSEIIVDLTFIKTLPTSNYLDGFSEVLKYGVTMDKGLFNKLSNNVDKVMSKDEGLLEDLIYGSLVNKARVVEADEYDNLGVRIVLNYGHTVGHALESASMFSISHGKAVGLGMVCESSIGVKLGYTASDVPSYLTELLSRLNLIQDIKVKTDSVLRAIAGDKKKSGDFLNLPMVTEIGDWIKVKIKVSEYLRLVRDSCTYLA
- a CDS encoding glycosyltransferase gives rise to the protein MGNSALVAHHYWGSPGGGQLVCASVASSFDKMGFNPVLTGTFKFDPGRYIDWYGIDISKYPVVTLPFGNIKAFGLWTRLFVWYPAAKAINKYRALLMFTDEETYKPLINYRGRGLNIIEYIHFPFEVIINPKFKGTGLAYGEDPYVTERYGKFPMNLYWGVFTKLLPRYIRENPFNDADLVLTNSKWTAGVAKMVYGEEPTVLNPPIAPNTEIINEPRPFDERGNWVIMLGRFSEEKRYHWVVTELAPRLLREVKDTRIVIFGGATTRTQLNYMSRVMDLATKAGLRVSRDLNQDADLYLVPNAPRQTINNLMDSGKVFLHATINEHWGIAVAEAMARGLPTVVHKSGGTWSDLVEEGVRGLGYSDVDEAVDSTVKLLTDGKAWSHYSSASVSKAKDITLQVFISKFSEILQREDLL
- the aroF gene encoding 3-deoxy-7-phosphoheptulonate synthase, which codes for MIIRVTPGRINDVAAALDKAKVRFREVKLLGEELIVTWPEDTVDEKLVKAVDAGAVIINIKTKYQLASRQWRQRSIVDVSGVKIGGGDLIVAAGPCAVESYDEVKETAEAVKAAGARLLRGGAFKPRTSPYSFQGLGVDGLKILRRVSDEVGLPVVSEVLDTRMVEVVASYVDMIQIGARNAQNFELIKEAGRTGKPILLKRGMGNTVEEWLQAAEYAMLEGNGNVVLCERGIRTFENATRFTLDLGAVVAAKKLTHLPVCVDPSHPAGKRDYVIPLALAAVAAGADMIIVEVHPRPWEALSDSEQQLTFDMFTELMSKAKAVAQAIGRGV
- a CDS encoding transketolase C-terminal domain-containing protein; amino-acid sequence: MVKEAKVNLINRVKEISNKARSTLVGLSLIDPHIHLGSSLSSIDILATLYLMANVNDEDPLRRDYIILSKGHAAPALYIVLSELGILNREELMMINEPWSPLQGHPEVKLPTVPVSTGSLAQGLSTAVGIARGLMAKGASGKVFVIVGDGELDEGQAWEALMDIAESKLSNLFIIIDYNGVQLDGPVRGIKSTLVNMLKSLGFTVLECDGHDPGELIDALIQAHKVNGPKVIVARTIRGKGVSDIEGTSRQKILDDGGEPGFGSMRDAVGKALLEAGERYNDLYVVTADVGGSTRAIWFKEKFPNRYIDVGIAEQHMIGVASGLALTGLRPVAIGFAMFIMRAWEQVRNTVSRMNLNVKIIGTHSGLSDYADGASHQTFEDISLMRTLPNMTIVVPADPNEANKAVLALLEHQGPAYIRIGRDYGPRVTNGDEFKVGKASVLRDGDDVAIIGAGPVLWDALMAAEELGKMGISTMVVNLSTIKPIDADTVIKAAKKTGAVLTIEEHSTFGGVGSAVAEVLAQNYPVPIRMIGVNGFGRSGRSTRQLMEYIGLTHRKIVNETLTLLKGE
- a CDS encoding chorismate mutase, giving the protein MLWQLRKNIDEVDDEIIRLLAKRLTIAETIGDVKRKLNLPPVDHERESEVIDKWVSGLVEAGLDELTARGIAELVIKASTKRQIRNWFNVKITVVGSGRLGKTLKRTLSQVTSTTLVSMKDELPDSDVVILATRPTEDSINYIRRNSEKIRGKVLMDSFSVKSRLFNVIEDESREVGFKYLSIHPLFGSLTDTWGEVVVLIPSLTSRDSLPMATQIFEAAGLRTVVLNDPETHDKVMAYIQVAHHLMLLALYTMLKDASRVSGVNAGLLMTHSLRLTMRAIERTLEQLDVVEEIQEMNPYAGEVRDKIIKYINIVNSAAAEGRLSEVIGGDLK